The proteins below are encoded in one region of Apium graveolens cultivar Ventura chromosome 4, ASM990537v1, whole genome shotgun sequence:
- the LOC141719736 gene encoding uncharacterized protein LOC141719736, with protein MASDRSWMHRRFDARNNITEEYKHGVQNFINFAMKGEVDSMGRIRCPCNECGNTWRKLPDNVTYDLNRHDIMELYTKWVFHGEKRRSRVEVETSLANNDPRDDDIYDDMKCFETLQMHMEISGMNKHGCSNKGFDELLELIGSVLPEKHNLPETYYDVKKMISGLTMGYEKIDACETDCMLFYKENIKRHVVTYVTKTAKCMTWHHDRVIVDGQLSHPADGDEWKAFDARFTRFAKEARNIRLGLSSDGFDPFRDPLARDYTAWPVVVVIYNLPPSMCIKAPYMFMPLIVPGHNDPTKDLHIYLRPLIDELKLLWHTGLETYDRSSRTNFQMRAALMWTISDFPALAILSRWSNKGKLSCHVCSGDIKGFQLRNGGKPSFFGTARYFLEPGDPLRSSTMFGKREVRSVTARHSGGRAKIVCDLIQFPPPRKLTKRRPRDYGVTHNWTDNSPFFELPYWETLDLRHNIDVMHTKKNVFENIFYTILADKNKTKDNLKSRYDCEELGIRRELWVQDRDIMPHAPYALLREQVDNLFEWISTLKLPDGYVSNISRCVNFEKHTIRGMKSHDCHFFMQKLLPIVCRNLLPRQVADAIIELSNFFQDLCSSTLKYSDLLKMEKDIVRIMSMFETIFTPSFFDPMEHLPHLATECKLGGPVTYRRMYPFQRFLHGLKTKVRSKAHPEGSMAERYIQEECVHFCSLYFESKVETMHNRLRHYEAPKTCNDPHWLEVYTYPAKSIERKGHRILTVDEDRLIKYFVLINTAEVAKYLG; from the exons ATGGCATCCGATCGAAGTTGGATGCATCGTAGGTTTGATGCAAGGAATAATATAACCGAGGAGTACAAACATGGTGTACAAAATTTCATCAATTTTGCTATGAAAGGGGAAGTTGATTCAATGGGGAGGATAAGATGCCCATGTAATGAGTGTGGAAATACATGGCGTAAATTACCCGACAATGTAACTTATGATTTGAATCGACATGACATTATGGAATTATATACTAAATGGGTTTTTCATGGAGAAAAGCGTAGGTCCAGGGTTGAAGTCGAGACTAGTTTGGCTAATAATGATCCTAGAGATGATGATATATATGATGACATGAAATGCTTCGAGACTTTGCAGATGCACATGGAAATTTCGGGAATG AACAAGCATGGTTGTAGTAATAAGGGCTTTGATGAGTTACTTGAACTTATTGGGTCAGTATTGCCGGAGAAACACAATCTACCTGAGACATATTATGATGTGAAAAAGATGATAAGTGGTTTGACTATGGGATATGAAAAGATTGATGCTTGCGAGACTGATTGCATGTTATTTTACAAGGAAAATATAAAAAGACATGTTGTGACATATGTCACAAAG ACTGCTAAGTGTATGACGTGGCACCATGATAGAGTCATAGTTGATGGTCAGTTATCTCACCCGGCAGATGGAGATGAATGGAAAGCATTTGATGCTAGATTTACGAGATTTGCAAAAGAGGCACGAAATATCAGACTTGGCCTTTCTAGTGATGGATTTGACCCATTTCGTGATCCACTTGCCAGGGATTATACCGCATGGCCCGTTGTGGTTGTTATTTACAACCTTCCACCATCTATGTGCATCAAAGCTCCATATATGTTTATGCCTCTCATTGTTCCCGGTCATAATGATCCTACAAAAGACCTACATATTTACCTCCGACCATTAATTGATGAATTGAAGCTATTATGGCATACAGGATTGGAAACATATGATAGGTCATCACGCACAAATTTTCAGATGAGGGCTGCACTAATGTGGACTATTAGCGACTTTCCAGCACTTGCGATTTTAAGTAGATGGTCGAATAAGGGTAAGTTGTCTTGTCATGTATGTAGTGGTGATATCAAAGGCTTTCAACTGAGGAATGGTGGTAAGCCTTCTTTCTTTGGCACTGCTCGATATTTTTTAGAACCGGGTGATCCATTGAGGAGTAGCACAATGTTTGGAAAGAGAGAGGTTCGTTCTGTCACAGCTCGACATTCAGGTGGAAGGGCAAAGATTGTATGTGATCTTATACAATTTCCTCCTCCAAGAAAGTTAACAAAAAGAAGACCTCGGGACTATGGTGTTACTCATAATTGGACTGATAATTCTCCATTTTTTGAGCTACCGTATTGGGAGACACTTGATCTTCGTCACAATATTGATGTCATGCATACTAAAAAGAATGTTTTTGAAAACATATTCTACACGATATTAGCTGACAAGAATAAGACCAAAGATAACTTAAAATCAAGGTATGATTGTGAGGAACTTGGTATTCGACGTGAGTTGTGGGTTCAAGATAGAGACATAATGCCACATGCTCCATATGCGCTCTTGAGGGAACAAGTTGATAATTTGTTTGAGTGGATTTCAACACTTAAACTTCCGGATGGTTACGTTTCAAATATATCTAGGTGTGTGAATTTCGAAAAACATACTATTCGTGGTATGAAATCGCATGATTGTCATTTTTTCATGCAAAAATTATTGCCTATTGTTTGTCGTAACTTATTACCGAGGCAAGTGGCTGATGCCATTATTGAATTGTCTAACTTCTTCCAAGATCTGTGCTCATCTACCTTGAAATACTCCGATTTGttaaaaatggagaaagatattGTGAGGATAATGTCTATGTTTGAAACCATCTTTACTCCCAGTTTCTTTGACCCGATGGAGCACTTGCCACATTTGGCCACCGAGTGTAAGTTGGGTGGCCCTGTTACATATCGAAGGATGTACCCTTTTCAAAGATTTTTACATGGATTGAAGACGAAAGTTAGAAGCAAAGCACATCCGGAGGGGTCAATGGCTGAACGTTATATCCAGGAGGAATGTGTGCACTTTTGTTCTCTATATTTTGAATCCAAAGTTGAAACAATGCACAATCGATTGCGTCATTACGAGGCACCCAAAACATGTAATGATCCTCACTGGTTAGAAGTTTACACGTATCCGGCTAAGTCCATTGAAAGAAAAGGGCATAGAATCTTGACGGTCGATGAAGATAGACTCATCAAATATTTTGTTCTTATCAACACAGCGGAGGTTGCAAAGTACTTGGGGTAA